Proteins from a genomic interval of Paenibacillus sp. FSL H8-0048:
- a CDS encoding NUDIX hydrolase — protein sequence MEPKWLTWAKEIQGIAQTGLTYAKDVFDIERYQALRELSVDILANYTYESKERIRLSFAGEGGYSTPKVDIRGVIFKDDKILLVHEKLDGKWALPGGWADIGLSPSEVAVKEIAEESGYQAEAVRLLAVMDKKFHQHPPEPYHTYKMFILCRITGGEAAGGVETSGVGFFAEDALPELSEERNTAEQLRTMFQYLHHPEKEVILD from the coding sequence ATGGAACCGAAATGGTTAACCTGGGCCAAAGAAATTCAAGGGATTGCCCAGACCGGACTGACGTATGCCAAGGATGTATTTGATATTGAGCGTTATCAGGCACTGCGCGAGCTGAGCGTGGATATTCTGGCGAACTATACGTATGAGAGCAAGGAGCGCATCCGGCTCTCCTTCGCGGGCGAAGGCGGGTATAGCACACCTAAGGTGGATATCCGGGGAGTTATTTTCAAGGATGATAAAATTCTGCTCGTACACGAGAAGCTCGACGGAAAATGGGCGCTGCCCGGAGGGTGGGCCGATATCGGCCTGTCACCAAGTGAGGTGGCTGTCAAAGAAATTGCCGAGGAATCCGGCTACCAGGCAGAAGCGGTCCGTCTGCTTGCTGTAATGGATAAAAAGTTCCATCAGCATCCGCCGGAGCCATACCATACCTATAAAATGTTCATTCTGTGCAGAATAACCGGCGGGGAGGCGGCGGGTGGTGTGGAGACGAGCGGTGTTGGATTTTTTGCCGAGGATGCATTGCCCGAATTGTCTGAAGAACGCAACACGGCAGAGCAGCTGCGCACTATGTTCCAATATTTACATCATCCCGAAAAAGAAGTAATATTGGACTAA
- the feoB gene encoding ferrous iron transport protein B translates to MSSIALVGNPNTGKTSLFNTLTSSYEYVGNWAGVTVEKKIGSLKNGAGKLIDLPGIYSLHPLSRDEGVAAQYLIEETPEALINIVDASQLERNLLLTLQLLEYGKPTILGLNMTDVAKARGIQVNPDILNERLGIPVLPLIARTGKGTSQVLSVLEQPSHIPPVTFQLNYGDIAEQAIASIVAQLQKISGLPNLRWVALQLMEQNPVILELLKKRTDISGLLLIADAAQTRLQQEKLALTLPQWIRSVRMDYIRMVCADAIDSTLQKPHNLTERLDSILTHRFLGLPLFIVFMYAMFKTTFDWIGGPLSDLLDGFIGGPLSDWTNSLLGTIGASEFTHALIVDGLIGGVGGVLVFVPQIFILFLMISFLEDSGYMARVCLLMDSTMERMGLNGKAFIPFIIGFGCNVPAIMAARSIEQPKDRLLTTLLMPLMSCSARLPVYLLFAAVFFPAQQATAVLSMYVMGVVFALILCKFFSKHLFKNETSIFIIELPPYRMPQFKTLSRSTWEKGKGFLRKAGTIILAGSVLIWLMSYAGPGGLNVDMDHSFLAKFGGFIAPLLQPLGFGTWQAGSTLVPGFLAKEVVVSTMNIIYHAPDAAGLEGQIASVFTPLSSISFMAFILLYIPCLATVGVIKKETASWKWTFFSMGYSLVLAYAVSLVIYQGGRLLGWS, encoded by the coding sequence ATGAGCTCTATTGCACTTGTGGGGAACCCCAACACCGGGAAAACCTCGCTGTTCAATACCCTGACTTCCTCCTACGAATACGTGGGGAACTGGGCAGGCGTTACGGTTGAGAAAAAGATCGGCAGTCTCAAGAACGGAGCCGGCAAGCTGATCGATCTGCCCGGAATCTACTCCCTTCACCCCCTCTCCCGCGATGAAGGCGTAGCTGCACAATATCTGATCGAAGAAACCCCTGAAGCGCTTATCAATATTGTCGATGCGTCGCAGCTGGAACGGAACCTGCTGCTTACCCTGCAGCTGCTGGAATACGGCAAGCCGACGATCCTCGGACTGAATATGACCGATGTCGCCAAGGCGCGCGGTATCCAGGTGAATCCCGACATCCTTAATGAACGTCTCGGTATCCCCGTGCTGCCGTTGATTGCCCGGACAGGCAAGGGAACCAGTCAGGTGCTTAGCGTACTGGAGCAGCCCTCGCATATCCCGCCTGTTACCTTCCAATTGAATTATGGCGACATCGCTGAGCAAGCCATAGCCTCCATTGTTGCACAATTACAGAAGATCTCTGGTCTGCCTAATCTCCGTTGGGTTGCTCTGCAGCTGATGGAGCAGAACCCGGTTATCCTTGAGCTGCTGAAGAAGCGAACCGATATTTCTGGCTTGCTGCTGATCGCAGATGCTGCTCAGACCCGGCTGCAGCAGGAGAAGCTTGCACTCACTCTTCCCCAATGGATTCGTTCCGTCCGCATGGACTACATCCGTATGGTATGCGCTGACGCCATAGACTCTACCCTGCAAAAACCGCATAATCTGACCGAACGTCTGGATTCTATCCTTACCCACCGTTTTCTGGGACTTCCCCTGTTCATCGTCTTTATGTATGCCATGTTCAAAACTACCTTCGACTGGATCGGCGGGCCTTTGTCTGATCTCCTGGATGGCTTTATCGGCGGTCCGCTCAGCGATTGGACGAATTCGTTGCTGGGAACCATCGGGGCTTCGGAATTCACGCACGCACTGATCGTTGATGGTCTTATTGGCGGTGTGGGCGGCGTACTCGTATTTGTCCCGCAAATATTCATCCTGTTCCTGATGATCTCCTTCCTGGAGGATTCCGGGTATATGGCCCGTGTCTGCCTGCTGATGGACAGCACGATGGAACGGATGGGACTGAACGGTAAGGCCTTCATTCCGTTCATTATCGGCTTCGGCTGCAACGTACCGGCCATTATGGCGGCCCGCAGCATTGAACAGCCCAAGGACCGGTTGTTGACAACGCTGCTAATGCCGCTGATGTCCTGTTCTGCCCGGCTCCCGGTATATCTGTTGTTCGCAGCGGTCTTCTTCCCTGCCCAGCAAGCCACAGCTGTACTCTCTATGTATGTAATGGGTGTTGTATTTGCCCTGATTCTGTGTAAGTTCTTCTCCAAGCATCTGTTCAAGAATGAGACGTCTATCTTCATTATCGAGCTGCCTCCTTACCGGATGCCCCAGTTCAAGACACTAAGCCGCAGCACCTGGGAGAAGGGCAAAGGCTTCCTGCGCAAAGCAGGGACCATCATCCTGGCCGGCTCGGTCCTGATCTGGCTGATGTCCTATGCCGGTCCTGGCGGCCTCAATGTGGACATGGATCACTCCTTCCTGGCCAAATTCGGCGGCTTCATCGCCCCGTTGCTGCAGCCGCTCGGCTTCGGAACATGGCAGGCCGGTTCTACCCTGGTGCCCGGCTTCCTCGCTAAAGAGGTTGTTGTCTCCACTATGAACATCATCTACCATGCCCCGGATGCAGCAGGACTGGAAGGACAAATTGCTTCAGTCTTTACACCGCTTAGCTCGATCAGCTTCATGGCCTTTATCCTGCTCTACATTCCTTGCCTGGCCACTGTCGGCGTTATTAAGAAGGAGACTGCCTCCTGGAAATGGACATTCTTCTCCATGGGTTACTCTCTGGTATTGGCTTATGCGGTGTCACTGGTGATTTATCAAGGAGGACGTTTGCTCGGATGGTCGTAG
- a CDS encoding FeoB-associated Cys-rich membrane protein, which translates to MIVNIVIVALIFGYSGWMIYRHVQKGKQGACAGCDKGKTCPAAAMDSPLSCSSATLGSKR; encoded by the coding sequence ATGATCGTTAATATTGTGATTGTGGCGCTAATATTCGGGTATTCCGGCTGGATGATTTACCGTCATGTACAGAAGGGCAAGCAGGGGGCCTGTGCAGGCTGTGACAAGGGTAAGACCTGTCCCGCAGCAGCGATGGATTCACCGCTGTCCTGCAGCAGTGCTACACTGGGCAGCAAGCGCTAG
- a CDS encoding FeoA family protein, with protein MVLTSCSLLRLQPGTTGSIQKIEGMNPILRRRLADLGVSEGVMIRLKGKGPFMGPITLECNGQLFAIRRKEASMIEVKVS; from the coding sequence ATGGTTCTAACATCCTGCTCCTTGCTGCGTTTGCAACCAGGCACTACCGGCTCTATTCAAAAAATTGAAGGCATGAATCCTATCCTGCGCCGCCGTCTGGCCGATCTGGGAGTATCTGAGGGTGTAATGATCCGTCTCAAGGGCAAAGGGCCTTTCATGGGTCCGATTACGCTTGAATGCAACGGTCAGCTATTTGCTATCCGGCGGAAGGAAGCATCTATGATAGAGGTGAAGGTATCATGA
- a CDS encoding putative bifunctional diguanylate cyclase/phosphodiesterase, which produces MRQEERKTIHAAILGAALFLLIQIFRTPLGQIEDKDLLMAFYLILGCCTVAFGFAIFAQGWMLFANSLSKARLYTSALFLGVSIFDFLHVLGFVGIPGITPFISQGQSLWLLTFSRLASALGIMLIFSREDQLVGTGVKGKVFRNAFVVILLSLAVFGLGNLIVSGLADEPWAETARDLMNMAILFVYLLGASIIIYPGKSEKSASLLIIIRSLVFFSLAQVFFMNLFSVGELDYLFGMLSSAAAYYLLLTGVYRLTIEEPFQENQQAEARINYLAYHDELTGLPNRRRLMQRMEEVVLQSEQDKSRGFSGLVIMNINHFKNINDSLGHYAGDLLLQLVARRIGDEVRVNEELFSMGADEFAFLMTERTGLENCLVRAGELLRLFETPVGLESGEYHISLSLGVSIYPGDGDTAEQLIQNADTAVHNAKEQGVEIRRYIPAMQMKAKERLKLENDLRRALERGEFYLVYQPQVLLETEEIVGMEALLRWNHPKRGLVSPVDFIPIAEESGLIVPIGEWVLKTACLQNKMWQDAGYHPICVSINLSMRQFLQPNLAGKIDAILKDIGLDPCYVDLEITESMTLDKETAFDQLNRLKRLGVCISIDDFGTGYSSLHYLKNMPIDRLKIDRSFVSDVMEDSNNAAIVSTITSMAHHLKLKVTAEGVENKEQLHFLRQQHCHEAQGYLFSKPVKAAEFEQSFLRPLLEMPS; this is translated from the coding sequence ATGAGACAAGAAGAGAGAAAGACGATTCATGCGGCTATTCTGGGGGCTGCGCTATTCCTTCTGATCCAGATTTTTCGTACACCGCTGGGCCAAATAGAGGACAAGGATTTACTGATGGCCTTTTACCTTATTTTGGGCTGTTGTACTGTCGCGTTCGGTTTTGCGATTTTTGCCCAGGGCTGGATGCTGTTCGCCAATAGTTTATCCAAGGCCAGGCTGTACACCTCTGCATTATTCCTGGGGGTGAGTATTTTTGACTTCCTGCATGTACTCGGGTTTGTAGGTATTCCCGGAATCACCCCTTTTATCAGCCAGGGGCAGTCCTTATGGCTTCTGACGTTCTCCCGGCTGGCCAGTGCACTGGGGATTATGCTTATTTTCAGCAGAGAAGACCAGCTTGTAGGAACCGGCGTCAAGGGGAAGGTGTTCAGGAATGCTTTTGTGGTGATTTTGCTGTCTTTGGCTGTGTTTGGTCTCGGCAACCTGATTGTCTCCGGGCTGGCGGATGAACCATGGGCAGAAACGGCAAGAGATCTGATGAATATGGCGATACTGTTCGTCTATTTGCTTGGTGCTTCGATTATTATCTATCCTGGCAAAAGCGAAAAGTCAGCCTCTCTGCTGATTATTATCCGTTCCCTTGTGTTCTTCTCCCTGGCTCAGGTCTTCTTCATGAATCTGTTCAGTGTCGGAGAATTGGATTATCTCTTCGGGATGCTCAGCAGCGCAGCGGCCTATTATCTTCTGCTGACCGGAGTCTACAGATTGACGATTGAGGAGCCGTTTCAGGAGAATCAGCAGGCGGAAGCGCGGATTAATTATCTGGCGTATCACGACGAGCTGACCGGTCTTCCGAACAGACGCCGCCTGATGCAGCGCATGGAAGAGGTGGTGCTCCAGAGTGAGCAGGACAAAAGCCGAGGCTTTTCGGGGCTGGTCATTATGAACATCAACCATTTTAAGAACATCAATGACTCTCTTGGTCATTATGCAGGAGATCTGCTGCTGCAGCTGGTCGCCCGGCGGATCGGGGACGAGGTTAGAGTCAATGAAGAGCTCTTTAGTATGGGGGCGGACGAGTTTGCTTTTCTGATGACGGAGCGGACGGGGCTGGAGAATTGTCTGGTCCGGGCGGGTGAGCTGCTGCGCCTGTTCGAGACACCGGTAGGTCTGGAGTCAGGTGAATACCATATCTCGCTTAGTCTGGGGGTAAGCATCTATCCCGGGGACGGAGATACGGCTGAGCAGTTAATACAGAATGCTGATACAGCGGTACACAATGCCAAGGAGCAGGGGGTGGAGATCCGCCGCTATATTCCGGCTATGCAGATGAAGGCGAAGGAACGCCTCAAGCTGGAGAATGATCTGCGCCGGGCGCTGGAGCGGGGGGAGTTCTATCTGGTCTATCAGCCCCAGGTGCTGCTTGAGACAGAAGAGATTGTCGGCATGGAGGCGCTGCTGCGCTGGAACCATCCCAAACGCGGCTTGGTCTCTCCGGTAGATTTCATTCCTATCGCTGAAGAGAGCGGGCTGATTGTCCCTATTGGGGAATGGGTGCTCAAGACGGCCTGTCTGCAGAATAAAATGTGGCAGGATGCCGGCTATCATCCGATTTGCGTATCCATTAACCTCTCCATGCGCCAGTTCCTGCAGCCTAATCTGGCCGGCAAAATTGATGCTATCCTGAAGGATATCGGTCTGGATCCCTGCTACGTGGATTTAGAGATTACCGAGAGTATGACCCTTGACAAGGAGACCGCCTTCGACCAGCTGAACCGTCTCAAAAGACTTGGCGTATGCATCAGCATCGATGATTTCGGCACAGGCTACAGCTCGCTGCATTATCTGAAGAATATGCCGATTGACCGCTTGAAGATCGACCGTTCCTTCGTATCGGATGTCATGGAGGACAGCAACAATGCCGCGATCGTCTCTACGATCACCTCGATGGCCCACCATTTGAAGCTCAAGGTTACCGCCGAAGGCGTGGAGAACAAGGAGCAGCTGCACTTTCTGCGCCAGCAGCATTGCCATGAGGCCCAGGGGTATCTGTTCAGCAAGCCGGTGAAGGCGGCTGAATTCGAACAGTCCTTCCTCAGGCCTCTGCTGGAAATGCCGTCGTAA
- a CDS encoding helix-turn-helix domain-containing protein, translating to MGHLTGTREKAAQEVLSGIKAAVVARKYGVTPSTVNQWVRDYREAHGEQEHPYPQEQVEELKRLLDVEQKYEKAVRILGEKELEIEILRELLKKPTPAYPKKSR from the coding sequence ATGGGACACTTAACAGGAACAAGAGAGAAAGCCGCGCAAGAGGTGTTGTCTGGCATTAAGGCAGCGGTGGTTGCCCGAAAGTATGGGGTGACCCCATCGACGGTGAATCAGTGGGTGAGAGATTACCGCGAAGCCCATGGGGAACAAGAGCATCCGTATCCCCAGGAGCAGGTGGAGGAATTGAAGCGCCTCCTGGACGTGGAGCAGAAATACGAGAAGGCGGTCAGGATCCTCGGCGAAAAGGAGCTAGAGATCGAAATTCTGCGTGAACTGCTAAAAAAGCCAACCCCTGCTTATCCGAAAAAATCGAGGTAG
- a CDS encoding aldolase catalytic domain-containing protein, translated as MKTNHSKIVDCTIRDGGLVNNWDFSIEFVQKLYAGLNEAGVDYMEIGYKNSPKLLKGAEGAGPWRFLNDDFLRKVIPQKGHTKLSALVDIGRVDENDILPRSESMLDLIRVACYSKDVDKALQLVQTFHDLGYETTINIMALSNVMENELLEAFEQIRESVVDVVYIVDSYGSLDHNDFHYLVEKFKTHLPEKRLGVHTHNNLQLAFSNTLIAAEKGVELLDASCYGMGRAAGNCPTELLVTHLKNTNYTLRPVLDIIENLMIPLREKEEWGYIIPYMITGTLDEHPRSAMALRSSADKDKAVDFYDTLTTPEVNFGDK; from the coding sequence GTGAAGACTAATCATAGTAAAATTGTCGATTGTACCATCCGTGATGGGGGATTGGTGAATAACTGGGATTTTAGCATTGAATTTGTTCAGAAATTATATGCCGGTCTGAATGAAGCCGGTGTTGATTATATGGAAATCGGTTATAAGAACTCGCCGAAGCTGCTCAAAGGGGCAGAGGGTGCAGGCCCTTGGCGCTTTTTGAATGATGACTTCCTGCGCAAGGTCATTCCACAAAAGGGGCATACGAAGCTGTCGGCTCTGGTCGATATCGGCCGTGTGGACGAGAATGATATTCTGCCCCGCAGCGAGAGCATGCTTGATCTGATTCGTGTGGCTTGTTACAGCAAGGATGTGGACAAGGCTCTTCAGCTGGTGCAGACGTTCCATGATCTGGGCTATGAGACGACCATTAATATTATGGCCCTGTCCAATGTAATGGAGAATGAGCTGCTGGAAGCCTTCGAGCAGATCCGCGAGAGCGTAGTTGATGTAGTCTATATCGTGGATTCTTACGGCAGCCTGGATCATAATGACTTTCATTACCTGGTAGAGAAGTTCAAGACACATCTGCCGGAGAAGCGGCTCGGTGTGCATACCCATAACAATCTTCAGCTGGCCTTCTCCAATACGCTGATTGCAGCCGAGAAGGGGGTAGAGCTGCTGGATGCTTCCTGTTACGGGATGGGCCGCGCCGCAGGCAACTGTCCTACAGAGCTGCTGGTTACCCATCTGAAGAATACGAATTATACGCTCCGTCCTGTGCTGGATATCATTGAGAACCTGATGATCCCGCTGCGGGAGAAGGAAGAGTGGGGCTATATCATTCCGTATATGATTACAGGAACGCTGGATGAGCATCCCCGCTCGGCAATGGCGCTGCGATCTTCGGCCGATAAAGATAAGGCGGTTGACTTCTATGACACACTGACAACACCTGAGGTCAATTTCGGGGACAAATAA
- a CDS encoding TRM11 family SAM-dependent methyltransferase, producing the protein MSTNISASVEPIYIYTYAHSPDETSLCGMELRCLFGREIPPAIFASGVEADVSRSPFIKERIDVMYEGDTLPEIYKQTEQVELGGRSFKVIFVKTNDLAPEKKIEYGERRVIEREIGLRIEGEADVNHPELVYGIVTLGGRWYFGPYHKNNATWFRQMHKPRSYSIALSTRVARAAVNMAVPRIPGVKLIDPCCGIGTVMVEALSMGIDVVGRDINPLIAAGARTNIAHFGFESVVTLGDIADIEEHYDAAIVDMPYNLYSRITPEEQFAILSHTRRIADRVVIVAIEAVDEMIAAAGFTIVDRCVARKGSFSRHLMLCE; encoded by the coding sequence GTGTCAACGAACATATCTGCAAGTGTTGAACCGATATATATTTATACGTATGCCCATTCGCCGGATGAGACCTCATTATGCGGGATGGAGCTACGCTGCCTGTTCGGCAGGGAGATCCCTCCGGCTATATTCGCAAGCGGGGTAGAGGCGGATGTCAGCCGCAGTCCTTTTATCAAAGAGCGGATAGATGTGATGTACGAAGGGGACACGCTCCCGGAGATCTACAAGCAGACAGAGCAGGTAGAACTGGGGGGGCGGAGCTTCAAGGTTATTTTTGTGAAGACTAATGATCTGGCTCCTGAGAAAAAAATAGAATACGGTGAGCGCAGAGTGATTGAGCGGGAAATCGGCCTGCGGATTGAGGGAGAGGCGGATGTGAACCATCCGGAGCTGGTGTACGGGATTGTGACGCTCGGCGGACGCTGGTACTTCGGCCCTTATCATAAGAACAATGCAACCTGGTTTCGGCAGATGCACAAGCCCCGAAGCTACTCCATAGCGCTCAGCACACGGGTAGCCCGGGCAGCGGTCAATATGGCGGTTCCGCGCATACCCGGTGTGAAGCTGATCGATCCCTGCTGCGGAATTGGCACAGTAATGGTGGAAGCTCTGTCGATGGGAATCGATGTCGTCGGCCGTGATATTAACCCGCTCATAGCGGCAGGTGCACGGACGAACATCGCTCATTTCGGCTTCGAGAGTGTTGTTACGCTCGGGGATATCGCAGATATTGAGGAGCATTACGATGCAGCGATCGTGGATATGCCTTATAATCTGTATTCACGGATTACCCCCGAAGAGCAGTTTGCGATTCTTAGTCATACGCGGCGGATTGCGGACAGAGTGGTCATTGTGGCGATTGAGGCGGTGGATGAGATGATTGCGGCGGCCGGTTTTACAATTGTAGACCGTTGTGTGGCACGAAAGGGTTCGTTCTCCCGTCATCTGATGCTGTGTGAGTAG
- a CDS encoding dipeptidase has product MSYETYFQAEREAQLGELKQWLAIPSISALSSHKEDINAAAGWLVETLKRAGLENIELHPTAGHPVIYADYLHAPGKPTILVYGHYDVQPVDPLNLWTTPPFEPEIRDGKLYARGATDDKGQVFMHIKAIEAILKQEGTLPVNIKLCIEGEEEIGSVNLPPFLEANQDKLAADAVLVSDTSLLERGRPAICTGLRGLCSMEVTVNTALTDLHSGSYGGGVPNALHALVSLLSTLHDDKGRVSVEGFYEGVPALSPLLREEFAKQGVDEDKIRTALGLEQLYGEEGYTFVERVGARPTLELNGVYGGFQGEGSKTVIPKEAHAKITCRLVGDQDPQHILDAVEAHLKANIQKGAKVTVKQMEKARAFNIDPSHPILQTAADAYGKVYGTRALFTKDGGSIPIMESFARILKAPVVLMGFGLDDENLHAPDEHFNLENFDKGLLTLVEFLKTV; this is encoded by the coding sequence ATGTCATACGAAACTTACTTTCAGGCTGAGCGTGAAGCCCAGCTTGGCGAACTCAAGCAATGGCTGGCGATCCCCAGCATTTCAGCCCTGTCCAGCCACAAAGAAGATATCAATGCCGCTGCCGGCTGGCTGGTAGAGACCCTGAAGCGTGCAGGCCTTGAGAATATCGAGCTGCATCCTACAGCCGGTCATCCAGTGATCTATGCCGATTACCTTCATGCCCCCGGCAAGCCGACCATTCTGGTCTACGGCCATTATGATGTACAGCCGGTTGATCCGCTGAACCTGTGGACTACGCCTCCGTTTGAACCGGAGATCCGTGACGGCAAGCTCTATGCACGCGGCGCTACAGACGACAAGGGCCAGGTATTCATGCATATCAAAGCCATCGAGGCTATCCTCAAGCAAGAAGGCACTCTGCCGGTCAACATCAAGCTCTGCATCGAAGGGGAAGAGGAGATTGGCAGCGTCAACCTGCCGCCATTCCTGGAAGCTAACCAGGACAAGCTCGCAGCAGATGCCGTCCTCGTCTCTGATACCTCCCTGCTGGAGCGCGGACGCCCTGCCATCTGCACTGGACTCCGTGGTCTCTGCTCCATGGAGGTCACAGTGAACACCGCCCTGACTGATTTGCACTCCGGCTCTTACGGCGGCGGCGTTCCTAACGCGCTGCATGCGCTGGTCTCGCTGCTGAGCACCCTTCACGATGACAAGGGCCGCGTATCTGTAGAAGGCTTCTACGAAGGCGTGCCTGCCCTGTCCCCGCTGCTGCGCGAAGAATTCGCTAAGCAAGGCGTGGACGAAGACAAAATCCGGACCGCTCTCGGCCTGGAGCAATTGTACGGCGAAGAAGGCTACACCTTCGTGGAACGGGTCGGCGCGCGTCCAACGCTTGAGCTGAACGGCGTATACGGCGGCTTCCAAGGTGAAGGCAGCAAGACCGTGATCCCGAAGGAAGCTCATGCCAAGATTACCTGCCGTCTCGTTGGAGACCAGGACCCGCAGCACATTCTGGATGCCGTTGAAGCCCATCTGAAGGCTAATATTCAAAAGGGCGCCAAGGTTACGGTGAAGCAGATGGAGAAGGCGCGCGCCTTCAACATCGACCCGTCGCACCCGATCCTCCAGACCGCTGCCGATGCTTACGGCAAGGTCTACGGCACCCGCGCCCTCTTCACCAAAGACGGCGGCTCCATCCCGATCATGGAGAGCTTCGCCCGCATCCTGAAGGCACCGGTCGTCCTGATGGGCTTCGGACTCGATGACGAGAACCTGCATGCACCGGACGAGCACTTCAACCTGGAGAACTTCGACAAGGGCCTGCTGACCCTGGTCGAGTTCCTGAAGACCGTCTAA
- a CDS encoding IS3 family transposase, producing MFIKQGNTAALVLRLVGLAESTYYDRKKRKKQEAQAVPQGRGRPVPGYSLTESGEKISDEEIQEWLLELIAGEEHVYGYKLLAKCLWNQRGLRLNHKKSYRLCQALDILQPQRHKRFKHPRKLPENRVITGAGQLWQMDIKYGYVAGRDRHFFVLSIIDVFTRVIVGYHRGASCEAKHACQTLGRAMEQHCAPGSARPVIRTDNGPQFVSHLFGDMCESWEMTHERIPPRTPDLNAFIESFHSNIDRDLFRKEAFDTFEEAYEAVDRYMDFYNNRRMHTSLRNMPPATFAEWVLTLEDRSRFFWPREKAK from the coding sequence ATGTTCATTAAGCAGGGGAATACCGCAGCGTTGGTACTCCGTCTCGTGGGGCTCGCAGAGTCTACGTATTACGACCGTAAGAAACGCAAGAAGCAGGAGGCACAGGCCGTACCTCAGGGACGCGGAAGACCCGTACCCGGCTACTCCCTGACCGAGTCTGGAGAGAAGATTAGCGACGAGGAAATCCAGGAATGGCTGCTGGAATTAATCGCTGGAGAAGAGCATGTGTACGGATACAAACTGCTGGCCAAGTGCTTGTGGAACCAGCGCGGGCTGAGGCTCAATCACAAGAAAAGCTACCGGCTGTGCCAGGCGCTGGATATCCTGCAGCCGCAGCGCCACAAACGCTTTAAGCATCCCCGGAAGCTGCCGGAGAACCGGGTCATTACCGGAGCAGGCCAGCTCTGGCAGATGGACATTAAGTATGGGTACGTGGCGGGCCGGGACCGGCATTTCTTTGTCCTGAGTATTATCGATGTGTTTACCCGTGTCATCGTCGGCTACCACCGCGGAGCGTCATGTGAGGCCAAGCACGCCTGCCAGACGCTGGGACGCGCCATGGAGCAACACTGCGCCCCTGGCAGCGCACGCCCGGTGATCCGCACCGACAACGGCCCACAGTTCGTCAGCCACCTGTTTGGCGACATGTGTGAAAGCTGGGAAATGACCCATGAACGCATTCCGCCTCGAACGCCAGATTTAAATGCTTTTATTGAATCGTTCCACAGCAATATCGACCGGGATTTGTTCCGAAAAGAGGCCTTCGACACCTTCGAAGAGGCCTATGAAGCCGTGGACCGGTACATGGACTTTTACAACAATCGCAGAATGCATACGAGCCTTCGGAACATGCCGCCAGCTACCTTTGCGGAGTGGGTCCTGACTCTAGAAGACCGCTCCCGCTTCTTCTGGCCGAGAGAAAAAGCGAAATAA
- a CDS encoding ASCH domain-containing protein, translated as MTLTPEIAKYWESYLAEHPEAADKFDSAWAFGDNPRLADELLDLVLRGIKTGTAQNYELIKAQGLSMPFTGGLSVLLDSTGQPRAIIETTKVEVVPFAEVTAEFAYSEGEDDRSLESWRYEHEVFFTRELEREGKPFDPEMRVVCESFQLVHINNES; from the coding sequence ATGACATTAACCCCGGAAATTGCGAAATATTGGGAGAGTTATCTGGCGGAGCATCCGGAAGCGGCGGACAAATTCGACAGCGCCTGGGCGTTCGGCGACAATCCCCGGCTGGCAGACGAGCTGCTGGATCTGGTGCTGAGAGGAATCAAGACAGGAACCGCGCAGAATTATGAGCTGATTAAGGCTCAGGGGCTGAGCATGCCTTTTACAGGCGGATTATCCGTCCTGCTGGACAGCACAGGTCAGCCGCGGGCGATCATAGAAACAACGAAGGTGGAGGTCGTTCCGTTCGCTGAGGTAACCGCTGAATTTGCCTACTCCGAAGGAGAAGATGACCGCAGCCTAGAATCCTGGCGCTACGAGCATGAAGTGTTCTTCACCAGAGAGCTGGAGCGTGAGGGTAAGCCCTTTGACCCGGAGATGAGGGTGGTCTGCGAGAGCTTCCAGCTGGTGCATATTAACAACGAATCGTAA